The Punica granatum isolate Tunisia-2019 chromosome 4, ASM765513v2, whole genome shotgun sequence genome has a window encoding:
- the LOC116206373 gene encoding AT-hook motif nuclear-localized protein 17-like, giving the protein MKREYLKPNTTTSYPNMFPKFSPGRHPFSPHFPLRDADHDDASSSGAAAAAVALQDRPSTGDGASIEVARRPRGRPPGSKNKPKPPVVITRDAPVEPAMSPYVLEVPGGTDVIDAISRFCRRKGIGLCILTGSGTVADFTIRQPTSTPGATVTFHGRFEILSISATFLPNAMPFQVPNAFKISLAGPQGQVFGGAVVGPLIAAGPVFLIAATFNSPAYHRLPVADDDGNSSVSGSGSRAEGQSPPVSGSGDHGGAPQTAAESCGISMYSCHLGSDVMWAPTARPGQPPPD; this is encoded by the exons atgaaaagagaatACTTAAAACCAAATACTACAACTTCATACCCAAACATGTTCCCCAAATTCTCTCCCGGTCGTCACCCTTTCTCTCCTCACTTCCCCCTCCGCGATGCCGACCACGATGATGCCTCCTCCTCTGGGGCCGCGGCCGCCGCCGTTGCTCTGCAGGATAGGCCGAGCACTGGAGACGGTGCCAGCATAGAGGTGGCACGCCGGCCCAGGGGCAGGCCTCCGGGGTCGAAGAACAAGCCGAAGCCACCCGTTGTGATCACACGGGACGCACCGGTGGAGCCTGCCATGAGCCCATACGTCCTGGAAGTTCCTGGCGGTACTGATGTCATCGATGCCATCTCTCGGTTCTGTCGCCGCAAGGGCATCGGTCTCTGCATCCTCACAGGCTCAG GTACAGTAGCCGATTTCACAATCCGCCAACCCACATCGACGCCGGGAGCCACAGTGACCTTTCACGGAAGGTTCGAGATCCTCTCAATATCCGCCACTTTCCTTCCCAATGCGATGCCGTTTCAGGTCCCCAACGCGTTCAAGATCTCCCTAGCGGGCCCTCAGGGGCAGGTCTTTGGTGGGGCCGTGGTGGGGCCTCTCATTGCCGCTGGGCCCGTATTCTTGATTGCCGCGACTTTCAATAGCCCAGCCTACCACCGCTTACCAGTGGCGGACGACGATGGGAACAGCTCAGTCTCAGGAAGCGGTAGCCGGGCAGAGGGGCAGTCGCCGCCCGTTTCTGGCAGCGGAGACCATGGTGGAGCGCCGCAGACAGCGGCTGAATCTTGTGGGATATCAATGTACAGCTGTCATTTGGGGTCGGATGTCATGTGGGCCCCAACTGCAAGGCCCGGCCAGCCTCCTCCCGATTAA